The genomic region TTGGTTggagaagacgatgaggtgtcatcGTGTGGTTGGCCGGTTCAAAAGAGTTTTGGCGCCGAAGCAGCATGTGCGTGTCATCCACATGTTATCATACACCACGCTCATCTCAACCGTCCAATTGCTCTCCAAATTGATCCGGCGCGCCAGAAGATGCAAGTGTACCATGGACTGCCATAGACGCGCCACATACGATCGAGCTgagttttttttgcaatttttttttatttttaattatatggcatagtttttattttattcatatatatatatatatatatatatatatatatatatatatatatatatatcaatttgaatcttttttttagatactaataaaataattatatgttttattataataactctttttttatttaattattttaattagtttattcttcttatttagtttatttatttatagtatttatttatattaattatatttatttattttaattagattatttatttcaatgtctttgataaattcatacatattttatttaaattccaaaaatttcatagaAATTATTTTTactctcgatttaattttctgatcccgatttaattaattaggtcgcgagaccaataattaattaaatcgtttacgttttcttatttaaattataccctaatcagggtttgagATGAACATTCTAATACACTAAAatattctcttttcttttgtgccttgccttttcagggttatcaacatggttcactccgataacgcgcccgatcaaaaacccaaagctaagtaccttatctttaaagcatattttattttattttaaaatcaggggtttgtcttgccttcactgtttctgccttgcctttttcagggttacccccgaggcttcccgccaaccatatcagatcaaattcgaagctaagtgtcctttctctattttacttttaatttcattattctttttacttttatggttaataaagttcaCCTTCGatccgataatgcactcactttgTGTTTTCTGCCtattcttctttttccttttcagctttgtcaaatgccaaagctacgtcgttggtaaccctaaaccctatgtTATTTTATGTCTTTTcttattacttgtgccaaacccttttggggatccgctggtttcaatttcccttcccctttattgctttatatactgcgtggttagtaatttagggagtgcaaatttaaactggattagagtcattaattataagataaataactgaattgaaccacgtgattgttgcacacacgcacccttttggggtaacctctctattgccttgttgcctgttgcctgctgcctgttgcctttgtgttttttgcagaataagccatgtccctcgaatacgaggatacctcagccatgctgcctcgataaataaaggtcatgcgaccctaaatgatgctgcattcgatacacaaatatgacctcgaccctcggaagttgcctacggaaaaggctgaggtatcctctggttgcctacgaataaggcttattctgatccttaccttagactacctgcccttctatggcatgggacagtcttatggcaaaggatgtttcgacgacccttcaacctccaaatgaaaggcttcctgccctcttatggcaaggatagacccttttccctgaaaggctaaaagagacctatcatctaagtttaaggtaattgcttttaattgccttgctctggctaaagtttttttatattctttctcataaaccttcaaaagggctacgctcatttacgagctaaagtccctattctttttcttctacatttctgaaacaaaaaagagcaaagcaattaagagcccatggaaaaccatggatgcaaagggtgctttttaaaccttccctttgcataattaccccccgaactcaaatctttttaaaaggtgttttcctatttcttttagcctttccgatatttggataaaataaaagtcggtggcgactcttgcttaaccgcgacatttcgataaaaagtcagttcaccgtattacaccagcCTTCGGTTAACTGATCCCTCGGTTAAAGTAAAACAAGAGAATGTTGACCTACCTCAGTCTTCGTTTAGTCCCTCAACTCCTGCCGATTTTGGAGGCTCGAATGTTCCAAGCTCCGAAGATTACCATAATGAGATAAGGTATCGGTATGTGTTCGGGTTACAGATTATGGTTGAGCTTCAATGTGAAGCTCTGGTGAAGGAGTTTAAGGTTACACCTTTGATATGTGGCTTGGTTGGACCTATTTGGTTGAGATTTATCGCCAAGACTGGTGTTTTCGATGAAGACTGGGCTAATAAAGTACTTGATGACTCTGAGACGCAGAAAGAAGGTAATAATATGAAGTTTTGTATTGCCGAGTATATTTTGGGACTTACACTACAATACGCGTATCCCTTGTTTTTGTGTGAATAAATCAATTTCTCAATGTGTTTTTAATAATATTCTTGTTTTGGACTGATGGAACATGATTTTctaattgtttattttgtttatttgctTGCAACATATGTGGCGATATGGTCTTGTTCATTAGAGGTTTTTATTGCATTGTACATgtgaggtttttattttattgcaTTGTTTCTATTGCATTGTTCTTGGATCTGATTAGGGGCAACTTACGCTGGTGTTTATTAAGTAAGCTTGGATTTGTGCCCTTATTTACGGTAAGAACAATTTGATGAGAGGATGAACATGAAATTTGCCCTGATTTTTCTTGTTAATCAAATGTCTAATGTAGTTTTTTTTAACGCACCTAGAAGATGTCTGACTTATTTTCAAGTGCAGATTGTAATTTGTAAATTTCTTGCTTTCTTGTTCTCAGGAGAACCAGAAGATTATAACACATGTGGTAAATACAGATCAGAACCTCACAATATGTATGGTCAGCGAGCTGTGTTTATATGGTTTAGGTCTTTAAAGAATAGGATTCCACTAGTTAGCACCATTGTTGTTTCATATTTGGCATGTCATATTGCCAGGGAAGCCATCATGCCATCAGACATAATTAAGTGAGCACGTGAAGGGAGGCTTCCATATTTATCTGCTTTTGTTGAAATTGAAAAGCGTATGAAACATCCATCAATTGCATGTCCTATCAGTTCAAGTTATATGTTCAGGCCAAAGCGAGCTCTTTCTGTTTATAAACTAGAGTCACATGCCTCGTCAATTGCCCAGTTTATAGGCTTGGAGTTACCTCATGTTAACTTTTATGCATTAGCTTATCGTTATCTTGAAAAGTTATCTCTTCCTgttgaaaagattcttccatATGCATGTCGCATTTATGAATGGTCGATGCCTCCAGATTTGTGGCTATCGTTATCCAAGGATTATTTTAGACTACCTACTCATGTTTGTGTTGTCTCGGTTCTGGTAGTAGCAATAAGGATTTTGTATAACATTAATGGTTATGGAGAATGGGAGAAAAGTTTATCTCATAATGGTTGTGCCAAAAATCCAGCAGAACATCGAAAACACAATTTGGATTGTGCGGGGCTTCTCCAACACCTTCAAGCAACATATAAAGAGATTGCAGACAGCAGTGGTAAATTTTGTTTACTTGCAGTATTATCTTGTTGAACCTATATTATGTGAACTTATATTCTCTTCTTCCTATTTTCGACAAGTGATAAAATTCAACTAACTATATAACATAACATCCTTGTTTTTTTTATAGAGTATTCTAAGGACTTACCTGCATACCTCAAATACTGTAAGGATGTTGTGTTTGCTGGAGTAGAACCATCCTGTGAAGAAAAAATATGATCGAAAAACTATGGgaactgatcgtacctgatcagaagaatcgtcacgtGCGGCTGGATCTGGCTTGATGAACAGgatggggggtacctgcaaggttctccaaTGCTAAAGTCAGCAGCTATCAGAGAGAATGAGGGTTTAAGAAGTGAGAAAtagatacctgaccctctagtgaaagagggtatttatagcccccagcgctaggccaaggtttcctaattgggccaaatccaaatggaggcccacgtgctaggaaactgccagaacaccCTCTGCTAGGATTGAGTCAGCAAGTGACTCACGTTCTGGGTGAGCGTGGCGTAGGATTCAGAGGAGGTTGACCGGATCCTTCACTGAAGCGTTACACGTGGTCTTCATGCTTGACTGATTCGTAACGGTAATCAAGGAAATGGGCCCAAAcgtgttgggcctgctcggctagcaAGAAGAGTTGGGTCtactcggcccagtccagaataggagccccccaagtcattagtcCTGTGGGAGTGATGACTTTAGCTAAGGGGTTGGCCGAGCATATGTTTGAACGAGCGTTCGTAGCCAACTGGGGTCTTCCCGGATGTTGAGTCCTCGGCTCGCGGGGAGCGGAGTCGCTGCAGAGAGACATTCGGGTCGAGGAGACGATCGGTTCGAGGTCGCACAGCTTGGCTGAGGAGGTGGGCGTTCCGGTGTTGGTTTTCAATTGACACGTTTTGATCCGTTTCGTCAGATTTTGAGTGACAGGTGGCGATTGTTTGGAGTGTCATCATTGCCCCGCCATTTTTTGATTCATGCATTGATTGTGCCCTTTGGGCTTCTCAAGACACTTTATGGCATCTTTTGCGTTTTCCTATGCTGGGAGCCGCTTTTAGGGCGTAGGCAATGATTACGCCTCCTAGGCTCcctaggccatcatgacaccctttggcctcCTATCTCTATATAAAGAGTGAGAAGATCACTCATTTGTCACTTAGCATTTTAAAATCTCCCAAGACTCGCTCAAGGATTTTGCTCTCCATCGCGTGTTTCTCTCCTCCGCTTTCTCAAGTAAGTTTCCTCGTCTTCTCCTTTGTGTTTACTTAAGATTTATGAGATCTAGCTATGAGTGCGCCGAGCGGGTTAGGAAATATAGTGTCTTTTGTATGGGTTTGCCGAGGGGGGCTTCAGCATGACGAGTGAAAACAGTTGCGTGAGCCGAACAGGGTATGAATTTGGCGGGGACAGTTTAAATGTGACGAGTGAGAACAGTTGCGCGAGCCGAACAAGGTATGAATTTGGCGGGGAGTTGGATGTGTTCGCTGGCCACTGTTGATTGTGATCACTGTGCTGTGCGAGCACGTTTTCCTAGGGTAGTTTGATTTTACTTAGTTGGTCTTTGAGGGCCAGCATCGTTGTCGGACTTCAGTCGGCCAGACTCGGTAAACCCGGGAGAGTGTGTCGTGGATATTGATCGTAGGCGGGAGTCCTTCCTCGCCTTTTCTCCTCtccctttcacttgacttgcggtggaagggtggatttgacaagtcgaattcactgtttcctctgcttttcaggtaaatggccgacgaAAACCAGAATGATGTTGTCTTCGACATACCTGACGAGGACAAGGCAATTGGCCGCTCGCAGGACGAGGAGGTTCCGGTTGTTGAGGTTTCCCCGAGGGAGCTCGAGGATTGGGTGGCTGTTGCTCCGAGAACAATTGCCTCGCGTTTTACGTCGcatcccaaggaagcttttaacGTCCTCGAAGACCTTGGGCCGGATGTGGAACCTTCCTGGGGTGATTTCGCGCCTAAATCTCACCAGAGGATTTGCTCGGCTTTTCCCGGTCCTCGATTCGCTATGTTTGAGTTCGTCTTCAAGGAGGTCGGGCTAAGAATTCCCTTTACGCATCTGCAGCAGAGCGTTTTCAGGTGGCTGTGATTGTGCCCGTCCCAGCTTCATCCCAACGCTTTCGCTTTTCTAAGGGCCTTTGAAATCGTGTGCGGCTTCTTGGAGGTCGACGCGACTCTGCCCCTCTTTTTCAGAGTGTTTCATCTTCAGAGGTTACGCGACCCGGAtggcaagtggagttgggtgtcttttaagcaGCCGAAGAAACTGTTCGCCATTTACCAAGACTCTATCAAGCATTTCAAGGGGCGATACTTTATGGTCAAACCTTTCACTTCTGAGGTCGAGGATCATTTGTTTGAGATCTGCGAATATTACCAGGACGGGGTGAAAAAAGTGGGTCCTTCTGCCCGGTTCCCGTTGGAATGGCAATACGACCATTTCGAGAAGGGGACCAATGCCTACATTTTCCGAGATGAGGACCTAAACGAGCGCGACACGACGGGGTATCAAAAGGTCGTCACCTTTGTAGACGGGTTTAGGCCGGCAGTGTGCACGTTGCCCAACGGGGATCCTATAATTGAAGAGGATGGGGGTCCTATGCTCGAGCCTCGATACATCAACACTAAGGCTATCCTCGAATGTGAGGGTTATGGGGATGCGATGATTCTACTTGGTGAGGAAATTATTTTATTTGCTTGAATTGTACTCCTTCGTTGCTAACTTCTTTTGTTTTGCAAGACAAATGGCTGATTTACACGACAAGGTCGTGAAGATAAGGGCGAAGAACAAAGCGGCTGCCAAAGGGGCTCTGAAGAGGACTCGGGTCGAGGAGATCAAAGCGGCTGCTGTGGTTGCTACTGATGGTGGTTCTCCTTCCTCGGTTGGGACGACGTCGGGAGGTTCTCCGGCCGAGAAGAAACAAAAGACTGAGGGGGTCCCTGAGGTTCGTCCTCTCATCAACGACAACCCTACTGATGATGATATTGTGTTGCCCTCTTGTACTTTGCACCGGGGACTTTTCTCGAGGAAGAACCTTCTGCTcgagcgcgaggaggtgaggcatATCGTCAAGCGGGACAGGGTGTCCCGGGGGAATGACTTGGCCGAGGACGTCGAggggatgatgagggtggccgctCTGGCTATGGCCCTTAATGCTCAGAGGGTTTGTCCCCGGAAGGACTACGATGCTTTGCTGCACAAGTACGAAAAGCTGGAGCATgaattcgaaaattacaaagATAAGTATGAGATTCAAACCCATCTCGTCGAAGACCTTTGCAAGGCGCAGGACAGAATTAGGGTCTTGGAAGCCGAGGAGAAAAGGCTGCGAGAGCGAGTTAGGGACTTGGAGGAGTCTCACCTCCCTACCGCCGAGGAGGCTGAGGATGAGAAGG from Vicia villosa cultivar HV-30 ecotype Madison, WI unplaced genomic scaffold, Vvil1.0 ctg.003152F_1_1, whole genome shotgun sequence harbors:
- the LOC131640460 gene encoding TATA box-binding protein-associated factor RNA polymerase I subunit B, giving the protein MVELQCEALVKEFKVTPLICGLVGPIWLRFIAKTGVFDEDWANKVLDDSETQKEGEPEDYNTCGKYRSEPHNMYGQRAVFIWFRSLKNRIPLVSTIVVSYLACHIAREAIMPSDIIK